GCCCTGGTCGACGAAGTCCTGGCTGCGCGGCGCGTCGCGATCCGCGGGCAGACGCGAATGGCAGGCCACGCAGGTCTCGGCCAGCGTCTGCACGAGGAAGCGGGCTTCCTGGGTGTGGCCGGCACCGTGCCGATCGCGGATGTCGCGTGCGTCGTTGGCGAGGGCATGACTCAGGTAGGCGAAGCTCGCCGGGCCTTCGGCGCCATGTTCGGCGAGGCCTTCGCTCGCCGCGGCGAGCTGGGCGAGGGCGGCGCGAATCTGCACCTGGTTCTCGGGATCGCGGAAGGCGTCCGCATCGACGGAGAGCGGAAACAGCACCTGCATCGCCTGGTACACCTGGGCCATCTGGTCGCGGGTGGTGGCGTCGGAGGCGGTGTCCGCCGAGCCGACGAGGGGCAGCGCTGCGAGTGCGAGGCCGGCGAGCGTCCCGCGCATGGCGCGTCCCGCGCGTGCGAAGCACGTGGACGGGAAGTTCATCGGACGCGGCATCACTTCTCCTCCTGGAGGCTCTTCAGGTACTCGACCAGCGACACGATGTTGCCGCGCACGATGGCTTCCGAGATGCCGGCGTCGGGAACGGCCGGGGCCAGTCGCTCGCCCCACACGGGCATCTCGCGGCTGCCGTGGGCATCCAGGTTGAAGCGACCGTCGATGAAGCGCGCGATCTCGCCTTCCGGGAAGTCGCCACCGCGTCGCGTCGCGATCCGGGTGAGGTCGGCGGGCGGCGGGTTCAACGCCTTGGCGACCGGACCGTCGCCGCGTGCCTGCGCGCCGTGACACGAAGCGCAGTAGCGCGCGAAGAGCGGGGCCCCCATCTCGGCGAGGACCGGGTCGGCCGGCTCGGGCTCGGCGGCGACGGGCGAGGCCCCGACGCCTCCGGCCAGTCCGAATCCGAGCCCGATTCCGAGCGCGGTCGCGATGCGGTTCATGACATCTCCTGGTTGGGGTTGGCTGTCGCGTGCGGTGGACTGGGGGAGGCCCGCCGTCGCCCCCTGGGAGTGCAAGGGCAGTGCCACGCTCCGCGGCCCGCCTCCGCCAGGATCCCCACCACGGCTGGGGAGGAGCGCCCCATCTCTTCCACGACTGGGGCGAATCGCCCCGCGACGGGGCGTGTGCGGCAGGCTCCTCTTCCGCCGACTCGGCGCGTCTCTTGCTTTTCGTGGGGCTGCGTCCGTGGAGGAGGAAGGCGTCATGAGCGAGGGAATGGAGCGCGGTCTGCGCCTGCGTCTGCAGCGGGCCGGACGCCAGATGGCGCGTCAGCACCAGACGCTGCGGCCGCTTGCCCAGGCGTTGGGAGCGGTCAGCGAGCCGATGTCACCCGCCCACTTCGATCGCTTCACCGAGGCGCTGCGCGCGCACTTCATCCTCGAAGAAGACACGGTGTTCCCCGCGGTGCATGGCCTGCATCCCGAGACCGAAGCGGATCTAGAGCA
This Myxococcota bacterium DNA region includes the following protein-coding sequences:
- a CDS encoding hemerythrin domain-containing protein; the encoded protein is MSEGMERGLRLRLQRAGRQMARQHQTLRPLAQALGAVSEPMSPAHFDRFTEALRAHFILEEDTVFPAVHGLHPETEADLEQLALDHDALREELATLARHGTRVSTHAQEFLAHLRAHEAREEALLRRALAEPKGAD
- a CDS encoding c-type cytochrome; this translates as MNRIATALGIGLGFGLAGGVGASPVAAEPEPADPVLAEMGAPLFARYCASCHGAQARGDGPVAKALNPPPADLTRIATRRGGDFPEGEIARFIDGRFNLDAHGSREMPVWGERLAPAVPDAGISEAIVRGNIVSLVEYLKSLQEEK